The following are from one region of the Hymenobacter radiodurans genome:
- a CDS encoding SDR family oxidoreductase, producing MTDLTDKVAIVTGASRGIGRAIALLLAMQGAKVVCVARSADDLLDVAHKINGLAVPADISDEDDAQNIVEVALRHYGRLDMIICNAGVGSFDLLENVDAAEWDRIFSVNVKGTFLVCKAAAPHFKLQGYGHIVGIASDVSKRTFVTGAAYGASKYAQDAVLSALRKEMRPHGVKVSTIYPGLVDTYFNDSHPGGPEAEKTHLRPIDVAQAVRYILEAPPHVVVDELMLHPLTQEY from the coding sequence ATGACCGACCTCACCGATAAAGTTGCCATCGTTACGGGGGCCAGCCGGGGCATCGGCCGGGCTATTGCGTTGCTGCTGGCTATGCAGGGGGCAAAAGTGGTCTGCGTGGCCCGCTCCGCCGACGATCTGCTCGATGTAGCCCACAAAATAAACGGCCTAGCCGTGCCCGCCGACATATCAGATGAGGACGACGCCCAAAATATCGTTGAAGTAGCCCTGCGCCACTACGGCCGCCTCGATATGATTATCTGCAACGCCGGCGTGGGCAGTTTCGACCTACTCGAAAATGTGGATGCCGCTGAGTGGGACCGTATTTTTAGCGTAAATGTGAAGGGCACCTTTCTGGTGTGCAAAGCCGCCGCGCCTCACTTCAAGCTGCAAGGCTACGGCCATATTGTGGGCATAGCTTCCGATGTCTCGAAGCGCACCTTTGTCACGGGCGCGGCCTATGGCGCCAGCAAATACGCCCAGGATGCCGTACTCAGTGCCCTGCGCAAAGAAATGCGTCCGCATGGGGTTAAAGTAAGCACCATCTATCCGGGCCTGGTCGATACGTACTTCAACGATTCTCACCCTGGCGGCCCAGAAGCGGAGAAAACCCACCTCCGGCCTATCGATGTAGCCCAAGCCGTCCGCTATATCCTGGAAGCGCCACCCCATGTTGTAGTTGATGAGTTGATGCTGCACCCACTTACCCAAGAGTATTAA
- a CDS encoding cyclomaltodextrinase C-terminal domain-containing protein, producing MHYIPEDGVYTYFRYNDKGETVMVMMNANKQEKTIDGGRFAERLTGFTSATNVVSGATLPDLKTLRIPGQTAWVLELKR from the coding sequence ATGCACTACATTCCGGAGGATGGCGTGTACACCTACTTCCGCTACAATGACAAGGGCGAAACGGTGATGGTGATGATGAACGCCAATAAGCAGGAGAAAACCATAGATGGGGGGCGTTTTGCCGAACGCCTGACCGGCTTTACCTCCGCCACCAACGTGGTTTCGGGAGCAACACTTCCCGACTTGAAAACGCTGCGTATTCCGGGGCAAACGGCCTGGGTACTAGAGTTGAAGCGGTAG
- a CDS encoding alpha-amylase family glycosyl hydrolase, whose amino-acid sequence MKFLRLLLLLASGLLASTAAVAVAAPEVASTTASKKKAGPITRIDPTFWWVGMKNPKLQLLVYGPKIGSSKVSLKYDGVTLDGIQKLESPNYLLVNLTINANAKPGKLPLEFDGERKIKYEYELRQRTTPYDKTKVQGVTSADFVYLLMPDRFANGDPKNDVIKGTMVNRVSRDSMYARHGGDIKGIEDHFGYLKELGVTAIWPTPLVENDMPKASYHGYALTDYYAVDPRYGTNEDYVNFVRNAHQNGLKVIHDVVLNHMGSKNYLYLDQPARDWFHQWPTFTRGNYRDGTVNDPYASAEDRKMFNTTWFDTTMPDPAQENPLVATYLIQNFLWWVEYTGLDGYRIDTYPYSEPGFLMKWGKAIQEEYPQLGMFGETWVQYAEGVSQQAFWSRNAFPAVNGFKSNLNGVTDFMLYYSIQDALNKEPGWSEGISKIYYTLQSDWLYENPNRNVIFLDNHDLSRIFSVLGEDVNKQKMALTWLLTCRGIPQLYYGTEILMKNFSNPDGLVRADFPGDFREIKRISLRPRVVPQLSKRYLRWSASWPTTARPTRLCTAANSCTTFRRMACTPTSATMTRAKR is encoded by the coding sequence CCGCCGCTGTTGCCGTGGCCGCGCCCGAAGTAGCGTCTACTACGGCATCGAAGAAAAAAGCCGGCCCCATCACCCGCATCGACCCCACGTTTTGGTGGGTAGGCATGAAAAATCCGAAGCTTCAATTGCTGGTATATGGGCCAAAAATCGGCTCCAGCAAAGTCAGCTTGAAGTACGACGGTGTGACCCTGGACGGGATACAAAAGCTGGAGAGTCCGAACTATCTGCTTGTTAATCTGACCATAAACGCCAACGCTAAGCCGGGTAAGCTGCCACTGGAATTTGACGGTGAGCGAAAGATAAAATACGAGTATGAACTGCGGCAGCGCACCACGCCCTACGACAAAACCAAGGTACAGGGCGTCACCAGCGCCGACTTCGTGTACCTGCTCATGCCCGACCGCTTTGCCAACGGCGACCCGAAAAATGATGTGATCAAAGGCACCATGGTAAACCGTGTGTCGCGCGACTCCATGTACGCCCGGCACGGGGGCGACATAAAAGGCATTGAAGACCACTTTGGCTACCTTAAAGAGCTGGGTGTCACGGCTATCTGGCCCACGCCCCTCGTCGAGAATGACATGCCCAAGGCCAGCTACCACGGCTACGCTCTCACCGATTACTACGCCGTGGACCCCCGCTATGGCACCAATGAAGACTACGTAAACTTCGTGCGCAATGCCCACCAAAACGGGCTGAAGGTTATTCACGACGTGGTGCTCAACCACATGGGCAGCAAAAACTACCTGTATCTGGATCAGCCGGCCAGAGACTGGTTTCACCAGTGGCCCACTTTCACCCGTGGCAACTATCGCGACGGCACCGTGAACGACCCTTACGCTTCGGCTGAGGACCGCAAGATGTTCAATACCACGTGGTTTGATACGACCATGCCCGATCCGGCCCAGGAAAATCCGCTGGTGGCTACCTACCTCATTCAGAACTTTCTGTGGTGGGTTGAATACACCGGCCTCGATGGCTATCGCATCGACACGTACCCGTATTCGGAGCCCGGCTTTCTAATGAAATGGGGGAAAGCCATTCAGGAAGAGTATCCGCAGCTGGGCATGTTTGGCGAGACGTGGGTACAATATGCCGAAGGGGTTTCTCAGCAGGCATTCTGGTCGCGTAACGCTTTCCCAGCCGTCAATGGCTTCAAGAGCAACCTGAACGGCGTCACCGATTTCATGCTGTATTACTCCATTCAGGATGCCCTCAATAAGGAGCCCGGCTGGTCGGAGGGGATTTCCAAGATCTACTACACGCTCCAGAGCGACTGGCTGTATGAGAATCCGAACCGCAACGTCATCTTCCTCGACAACCACGACCTGAGCCGGATTTTCTCGGTGCTGGGCGAGGACGTGAATAAGCAGAAAATGGCCCTCACCTGGCTGCTTACCTGCCGCGGTATCCCGCAGCTCTACTACGGCACCGAGATTCTGATGAAAAACTTCTCCAACCCCGACGGCCTCGTGCGCGCCGACTTTCCGGGGGATTTCCGGGAGATAAAGAGAATAAGTTTACGGCCGCGGGTCGTACCCCAGTTGAGCAAGAGGTATTTACGCTGGTCAGCAAGCTGGCCAACTACCGCAAGGCCCACCCGGCTTTGCACAGCGGCAAACTCATGCACTACATTCCGGAGGATGGCGTGTACACCTACTTCCGCTACAATGACAAGGGCGAAACGGTGA